The Podospora bellae-mahoneyi strain CBS 112042 chromosome 7, whole genome shotgun sequence genomic sequence CACACTCACGGAAGAAACGCAGCACACGACGATGGTTCCACTCTCAGGGCgaggacaccaccaccgatgGCGAGCATACGAAGAGTGATAACCTGATTCACGACTGTCAAGACCACAATATGTGGTCAAGACATTCCCATGAGCGAAGAAGGATATAGCCGAAAGGCTGTGCCATGGTCGAGGGAGGATTCCACGAAGACGACCCAGAAGGCGGAAGAACAACACGACGGATCTCGGCAACACACTTGACCCAAAGGATGCGACCTCTGGACTACAAACtgcaacaacagcaatgTCGATATCTTACAACCACATTTGAGGGcaaccacccaccaagacaaccacacaaacacacccacacacgaCGACAACAATATAAAACCACACATAACAGCAGAAACCTCGACTACAGAGGGAGACGGTACCAGCCTCGAAAAAGGTGCCTCCCAAACGGCTTCTTCCTGGCCTCTCTGTTTCATGGCAAGGTTCAACACTGAGCGGTCTACATCTCGGTCAACAGGACCAGGAGTTTAACACCAATAACATAGACGAGTTTCGACACCGATATACAAAGGGCTGTGGCgcattcatcatcatcatcattacaTCTCACTTCAAGAGtccctttttatttttttattttttcttttttgcgCACTGGAATCACGGTCAACATTGGAGTTGTGCTCTTACATTACTCCCAAGTCTTTCTCTTTTACATGATGCTTCAAGATCTTCATGTTCGTGTTCTTCTTTATGGGATCTCCTTGTTTAATAACACTCATATGTGTTTGAGTAGATTTCTTCATCTTTCAGACATTAGTTATTACCtcccatcatggccgagGAATGATCAGAgccccaaaagaaaacaagaaaactgccgaaaaaggaaaacgaaaagaagaaaaaaaggagggaaagaaagagaaagagaaaaaaaacgAAAACCACACCCGTTGCATTATTCTTTTTCCTACACAGTCATGTTCGGTTCATAGGGATAGAATTCGTGAGTTAATAAAAGAACATGTCCACTTCAACCGTCTTCATCCCCTCATCGTGATCCTCCATTCAAACCAAGACATCCTATactttccaccacccttccaacaaaaaaaattcCCAAACGGCCGGAACCGTCAAAAccttcccccaaacccgAGACATGTGGAAATCGCCATGCTCCCATCAAAAATGCCACCAGCGTCACACAGAGTTCTCCAATTGTCTCAGGTACACAAAAACGGCTTTTTCGGGCTGGAAGCGTGTGACAACATCACGGAGCTATCAAAATAGACACAACACCATACGAGGCAATAGAGATTCAGCTGGTAGTCAATGTACGACCTATCATTTATCATTTACTACTATTGCTTGGTCCAAAGGAAacaaggaaaagagaaaaaacacaGTGTGTACAACACAAACCCAATGAATTACTCCCTGAAATGCGCCGTGTGTTACTGTCCAAGATAAAAAGCTCGACAAAAAGCTCCCAACCCCCGAACAATCAATCTAGCCTGCTAACAATGCTAGGAATGCGCTGTTGTCTGTGGTGCCTTGTGTATGTGTACCTCCCACTTATTTCGCGAACCACTCACCGCCCAACCACCGGTTCAGGAAGTCAAGAGAGTTCTCGGGCTGGTCCATGGGAACCATGTGCCCGGCCTGGTACACCTGCATGAAGGTGAAGTTGCCAGAggccttgaccttgccgtACTCCTTCTCGGCGCCAGCAAGCTTCAAGTCCTTGATAGAGGCCTTATTGAAGTTCTTCTTGCCGGGCCACTCAAGAGCCTCAGTCCAGGCCTGGTTACCGAGCCAGTTGCAGATGTAGTCGGCATCACCGGCATAGATGAGAACGGGGATCTCCTTGAGGATGTTGGGGACGAGGCGATGGAATGGCTGCATCCAGTCGCCTTGGAACAAGAAGTTGCGGTTGATGTCAAAGTTGCAGCTTTCGTAGCCAGAGACCTCAACTCCAAGAGCATCCATGACATCTTGCTGATTGAGATAGTCGCTGATCCAGCCAAGAGCGCTATAGCAGAGGTTGCTGCTATCCTCACACTTGCCACGGATGTCATAAACGTTCTGGCCGGTCCGCTGGTAGGGGCCAATGAGCGCATTGTTGCAGTAAATAGAAGCAGGAACGCAACTCCAGACACTACCAGAGTCGTAGCAGTTCTGGATGAGGGACTGGCAGCGGGGAAGAGCATTGTCCATGCTGCGGCACTCAGACTCGTCAAGAACGGCGGGGTAACCACCCTTGCCGCAAGCCATAGGGCGGTAGTGCTCGTACTGAGTAAGACCGTCGGTCAAACCATTCCCGATAAGGATCGActtgaggttgatgttgcggTTCTTGTGGGACAGGATCTCAGAGGCAAAGACGGGAATGTAGTGACCAGCATAGGACTCGCCAGCAATGTGGAAGTCTTGCTTGGCGTACTCAGGGAActggtggaagaagagggacaGGAGAGCGTAGACATCCTTGCCAGCAGCAATGGTGTTGCTCACGGAGTTGCCAGAGTACGAGTAGCCGACGTTGACGGGCTGGTCAAGGAAGATGACGCTGGCATTGTTGTTCCAGCTGAACTCGTTGTTCACaaccttgagcttcttgtcgATCGATGACGGACCGAGCTCGAGGAACAAGCCAGTGAGGGAAGAGCAGCCTGGACCGCCGTTGAGCCAGAGGACCACGGGGTCGTTCTTGGGATCGTTGCGGGACTCGAAGAACCCTAATCATAGACATTAGCTTAATGCGATTAAGCAGAATTAGGGGTGACAGAACATACAGTAAAACAAGTGCTTGTCATTGGCCTCGTCATCCAAGTAACCGCTGTACTGCTTTACCTTGTCGACGCCAAGCTTGGATGGGTCAACAGCCTTGACACGGAGGTTGAAATCGGCAAGCTTGCCATCCACCTGGCGGTGGTCTTCACCGCTCTCGCCCTGAACCCAGAGTTTCTGGACATCGGCGCCCTTGACGACGTGGTCCCAGTCATGACGGCGACGggcgggcttgggcttggtgaaccagttggtgtggttgaaggcactttCTGGCACGAGGAGCTTGATCTCGTCCCAGAGGGCCTTGACCTCGGCGGTCATGCCATGGAAGGCCTCCTCAATGTTGGCGATGGGCTTGCCAGCAGCGTCAACGAACTGTTCGGCGAGCGGCTTCATGCCAGCCTGGGCCCGTTCGTAGCCGCTCGAGAGAACATGCTGTGTTTGCTGCTGGAACGAAGCCGCCGAGGCGACTCCGAGGAGCACTGTCGAAGCAGCGACCCTCATTGTAGATATGTATGGTGATGAAGAGTCAATTTAgagatggtgatggatggaggaaggaggagaggaagaggaataAGCTTGGGGGAGGATAGCTAATAACTGAAACAGCAATGAGCTGTTCCCGGAGGTCGGGGAAACAGGCAGATCTGGGTTGCGCCACTGGTACCTTGCAGGTTGGGGTCACGAGAACGTTTGGCGGTCTACAGAAAATGCGGTAAACTATGCCCAAGTGAGCGCGCGAGGCTGCATTTTCTGTGCAAACCCTGCAGACAAGGGCGCAGCTCCAATCAACTTGGCGGTTATCGTCCCCCGAGCCGATAAGCTTCGTCATTGCCAGGAGCCCCATGGCAACCAGTTGCTTTGCCGTGCCTCAGCTGGCCACCCAGCCCCGCGAGATTCAGCAGGCGATTTCTGCTGTCAATGAATTGAGCCCATCGAAATGAGATTAAAGCTCCTATCTCAAGTTCATCTCAATTTCCTGTCTATCCGTCCTCACTGTACGAAAAGCGCGACCGATGCTGTAGGGGTCGAGAGTAAGGCAAGTGGGGATGGCATTACGTCGGTCCAAGCCCAGCAAAGCGGTGCCAGCGGGCGCTGCAGTGACCCACCGTCTTGACTCACTATCAGTGATTGTTAGTGCGCAACCTGGTGTGACTATCGCAGTTCCGGCGCATCCCAAGATGCTGGCTTTTGCTGAGCTGTCGTCGGAGCTTGGTATTTGTCGCGAAGAAATTCTCGTTCAGACATTGAGAACCATTCCAGGAAGGGACAGCGCGCCTTCAAGCTTCAAGGGGGATCATCAACGACGTGACTGATCTCATGTGTCGCGCTAGCAATCGACAAGGCCTAGAGTCAGCCAAGACCTGGCCCACCCAGATCTGCTCCGCCAGTGACCAAGATGGCGGGGTAGAATTGTGATAGAAACCAAATTTGAAGCAAAATCTCCCTGTCCCACCTTGATCGCAAAGTTGATGATTATCAAGCAAACCTCTTCCAGCCTCACAAAAGACACAGTCACACTGTACACATGAAACCCTTGTTCTAATCGCATCAACATCCGCATCCCCTTCTcaccaaccaaaccaccacatctACTACCCAAGCCCTCGACCGAGGCCAAACCACCATAATGGTCATCCAACAACCTTCCAACCAAATCAAGTTAACAAACGTCTCTCTCGTCCGCCtcaaaaaaggcaaaaagcGCTTCGAAATCGCCTGCTACAAAAACAAAGTCCTCGAGTGGCGCTCCGGCATCGAAACAGACCTCGACAACgtcctccaaatcccaaacGTCTTCCTCAACGTCTCCAAAGGCCAAACCGCCCCCTCGGCCGAGCTCGCCAAAGCCTTTGGTAAGGACGTCTCcgtcgacgacatcatcctcGAGATTCTCAAGAAGGGCGAGATGCAAGTCGGAGAAAAAGAACGCTCCGCCCAGCTGGAGCGCGTGCACAATGAGGTGATGAGCATGGTGGCCAGCAAGCTGGTTGAcccgaggacgaaga encodes the following:
- a CDS encoding hypothetical protein (MEROPS:MER0002010; COG:O; EggNog:ENOG503NWF4); amino-acid sequence: MRVAASTVLLGVASAASFQQQTQHVLSSGYERAQAGMKPLAEQFVDAAGKPIANIEEAFHGMTAEVKALWDEIKLLVPESAFNHTNWFTKPKPARRRHDWDHVVKGADVQKLWVQGESGEDHRQVDGKLADFNLRVKAVDPSKLGVDKVKQYSGYLDDEANDKHLFYWFFESRNDPKNDPVVLWLNGGPGCSSLTGLFLELGPSSIDKKLKVVNNEFSWNNNASVIFLDQPVNVGYSYSGNSVSNTIAAGKDVYALLSLFFHQFPEYAKQDFHIAGESYAGHYIPVFASEILSHKNRNINLKSILIGNGLTDGLTQYEHYRPMACGKGGYPAVLDESECRSMDNALPRCQSLIQNCYDSGSVWSCVPASIYCNNALIGPYQRTGQNVYDIRGKCEDSSNLCYSALGWISDYLNQQDVMDALGVEVSGYESCNFDINRNFLFQGDWMQPFHRLVPNILKEIPVLIYAGDADYICNWLGNQAWTEALEWPGKKNFNKASIKDLKLAGAEKEYGKVKASGNFTFMQVYQAGHMVPMDQPENSLDFLNRWLGGEWFAK